The DNA region GTGATTCAGAGAAACAAACAGTCTCCTTTAAAGACAAGGATGGAGCTGAGAAAAGGGGACGAGGAAGACCAAGGAAACATCCAAAGGTATTATATAATAGTGCATTTTTAGTGATCAGTATGAAACCAGTTTACTTTCTGAGTGAAAAGAATATAATAATGCATGGGGCTTTTTTTCAGTGATGCCGTAACAATATAGTTGATGCATCTCCAGTTTTAGTAACAGTGTTGTATTAAGACAACttcttaataaatgttttcttgcaGGAATTGAGTGGGTCGCCTACTGCGAAAAGACCAAGAGGACGGCCAAAAGGCAGCAAAAACAAAGGCCCATCCAAGAGGGTAAGCCTTCTTCTTTTTAATTAACTCACACTATGAATAATTAGTCTCTTTGTGTGATTATGGCATAGCCATGTAAATATAGATATTATTTTTCTCACTATTGCAGAGTAGTACAACACAGCTGTCTCTGGTTTGCAAATACACATATGCATTATTAATTATGAATAGTGT from Carassius auratus strain Wakin chromosome 6, ASM336829v1, whole genome shotgun sequence includes:
- the LOC113104105 gene encoding high mobility group protein HMG-I/HMG-Y-like; the protein is MSDSEKQTVSFKDKDGAEKRGRGRPRKHPKELSGSPTAKRPRGRPKGSKNKGPSKRKSSASASKPKGKPKKEEKEKPQDSSEDAEEDDEEEQ